In Candidatus Oleimmundimicrobium sp., the genomic window CTAAATATAATGGAGGTCGGAAGTTTTTACCGGACGCCAAAGGCAAGCTGTCAGCAACTTCAGGACTTATTTCTGTACCAAGTAAGTTTAAGATTTCAATGTAGTCTTCAAATCTATCTTTTCCGACAAACCTGGGCATTACAACAAAATCACCTATTTGCTTACCGGTATCAGACGCTCTTAGAGGAATAGAACCGATATAGCTAGAGGTCCTAAAATATAAAGATGTGTTTTGGTCTGTTCCACTGATGATTGGTTGAACACGAAGAAATTCAAATTGATTAGAGTTATATTGAATGAATTTTTGAAGGTATTGGCCAATAATTCTTTTGTCTGCTGATTTGAACCATTTTTTCTGCAAAGCAATTCCATTTAACTGACTTGAGTGTTCAGTTAAACAAGGTACTTCACAAAAAACATCTAAAGGTTTAATCATTCGAAAAGAGCCTGGTTAATTCGTGTTGCAAAATAATTGTTGAACTCCTCCTTGGCACTTCTTATTAAGCCTTCTTGCAAATACTCCTTTATGAGTGGAAAGATTTCATATCGAATTCTGTTTTTCATTTCTTCATCAGAGTCTGCTAGAAAGTAGCCCTGTCCAGGTTGAAGAGATAATTCATTACTTGAAGCATACCATTCAAAAATCTCTTGGATTTGTACAAAGTCGTCTTTATAAAATTGTCTTGAACTAATAGGTTTTGGTTTCATTGAATACCAAGCGAATCTTCTTCTAAGCGCGAAATCAACAACAGCCAAACTCCTATCGGCTGTGTTCATTGTTGCAATCGCAAAAAAGTTTTCAGGGAGTTTATTGATTTTAAAACCGGGAGAAATTTCAATTTCAACATTTGACCCATCCATCTTGTGTTCAAAAAGATAGAATATAGGACCAAGTACATTTGAAAGATTTGCCCGGTTAATTTCATCTATTATCAAGATTACTTTTTTGTTTTCATTTTCAATGGCTTCGTTTAAAGCGATTGTAAAACTTCCCGGAACCTGTTTGTACTTTAAATCTTGATCAGTTGTGTCAGGCCGAATTCCGAAAATAAAATCTGAATAAGTAGTCTCAGCGTGAAATTGAGTGAAAATTGTAATTGCCTCTAACTTTTCAGCAACCTCTTTTGCTGTCCTTGTTTTTCCCGTTCCAGGAGGCCCTTGGAGTACCAGGTATTTTCTCTCATTCAGAAGGCTTTTTATTTCTTCGGTTTCGTCAATGGTTTCTGTTTTTATAAAAGGCGCTAAAGCTTCAACAATTGCTTTTCTGTGGTCTTTATTAGATGACCAGTCTCTTAATTTTGCATATCCAGCGACGAATGCCTCAATAATTTGTTTTCCTTCTTCGCTTTCAGGGTTGTCTACTATTTGGCAAACCGGTAAAACCTTTGTGTAAGTCTTAATCGTGTTTTTTATGTGTTGTAGGTCATCGTTACCCGTAATTGTTTTAGGTAAACTAGTTTCTATATCTGAGAAGTCTGATTTACAAAATCCTCTATCGTCAACGAGTTTGGAAAAAAGTCTTCTTAATCCCGGGTAGGT contains:
- a CDS encoding AAA family ATPase, with translation MSIDNIRQFIKEKAEQFGAKIDNEFNKAYVERNNTGQEALKDNGAYFGFIHPEEEASGPFHDFSLTIFPNKINKPWLVCLGIGSSGFKNDYELATYPGLRRLFSKLVDDRGFCKSDFSDIETSLPKTITGNDDLQHIKNTIKTYTKVLPVCQIVDNPESEEGKQIIEAFVAGYAKLRDWSSNKDHRKAIVEALAPFIKTETIDETEEIKSLLNERKYLVLQGPPGTGKTRTAKEVAEKLEAITIFTQFHAETTYSDFIFGIRPDTTDQDLKYKQVPGSFTIALNEAIENENKKVILIIDEINRANLSNVLGPIFYLFEHKMDGSNVEIEISPGFKINKLPENFFAIATMNTADRSLAVVDFALRRRFAWYSMKPKPISSRQFYKDDFVQIQEIFEWYASSNELSLQPGQGYFLADSDEEMKNRIRYEIFPLIKEYLQEGLIRSAKEEFNNYFATRINQALFE